The genomic DNA CTTCTCACTTCTCTTGAGCTGCTCGGCATCAATGTACTTGAGCCGTTCACAGATCACTAACTGCGTCTCGATCTCGGCCAATGAGCCCAGCGAGTTTCGCAAAAAATGAACAAACTCTCGTTTGGAATAGCGCGCTTGCCCCTCTGCAATATTGCTTGGCACGGACACAGCAGCGCGTCGAAGCTGAGATGTTAGTCCGTAAAGTTCGTGCTTCGGGAATCCCTCGGTGAGCTTGTAGATCGCCACCACGAGATCGATGGCTTTCTGCCACGCAACCAATTCTTTGTAAGACTGCGCCATGCTTCTCCCTCCATCCGGCAACCGGGCACAGAGTACTGATCGCGCGGCAGATCGGTACAGGACATTGAGCGCTCGGCCGCTGGGTACCGGGTACGGAGTACTGGGTACTACTCCGGCCACTGAGTACCGGGTACTGAGTACTGGGTACTACCCGGAGTGGCGAATGTGCATGACGTCGCCATCTTTCACAATGTAGTCCTTGCCTTCA from Acidobacteriota bacterium includes the following:
- a CDS encoding four helix bundle protein yields the protein MAQSYKELVAWQKAIDLVVAIYKLTEGFPKHELYGLTSQLRRAAVSVPSNIAEGQARYSKREFVHFLRNSLGSLAEIETQLVICERLKYIDAEQLKRSEKQSAEIGRITNGLINSMQVEGA